Within Salvelinus namaycush isolate Seneca unplaced genomic scaffold, SaNama_1.0 Scaffold673, whole genome shotgun sequence, the genomic segment TCAACACAGCAGAGAGCTGGCCTCAGTCTCCTGTAATATACTGCATCTCTACTGGTAGTGTCTAGTCGGTTAGTCTTCTCTGTAATGTAAATCAACACAGCAGAGAGCTGGCCTCAGTCTCCTGTAATATACTGCATCTCTACTGGTAGTGTCTAGTTGGTTAGTCTTCTCTGTAATGTAAATCAACACAGCAGAGAGCTGGCCTCAGTCTCCTGTAATATACTGCATCTCTACTGGTAGTGTCTAGTTGGTTAGTCTTCTCTGTAATGTAAATCAACACAGCAGAGAGCTGGCCTCAGTCTCCTGTAATATACTGCATCTCTACTGGTAGTGTCTAGTTGGTTAGTCTTCTCTGTAATGTAAATCAACACAGCAGAGAGCTGGCCTCAGTCTCCTGTAATATACTGCATCTCTACTGGTAGTGTCTAGTTGGTTAGTCTTCTCTGTAATGTAAATCAACACAGCAGAGAGCTGGCCTCAGTCTCCTGTAATATACTGCATCTCTACTGGTAGTGTCTAGTTGGTTAGTCTTCTCTGTAATGTAAATCAACACAGCAGAGAGCTGGCCTCAGTCTCCTGTAATATACTGCATCTCTACTGGTAGTGTCTAGTTGGTTAGTCTTCTCTGTAATGTAAATCAACACAGCAGAGAGCTGGCCTCAGTCTCCTGTAATATACTGCATCTCTACTGGTAGTGTCTAGTTGGTTAGTCTTCTCTGTAATGTAAATCAACACAGCAGAGAGCTGGCCTCAGTCTCCTGTAATATACTGCATCTCTACTGGTAGTGTCTAGTTGGTTAGTCTTCTCTGTAATGTAAATCAACACAGCAGAGAGCTGGCCTCAGTCTCCTGTAATATACTGCATCTCTACTGGTAGTGTCTAGTTGGTTAGTCTTCTCTGTAATGTAAATCAACACAGCAGAGAGCTGGCCTCAGTCTCCTGTAATATACTGCATCTCTACTGGTAGTGTCTAGTTGGTTAGTCTTCTCTGTAATGTAAATCAACACAGCAGAGAGCTGGCCTCAGTCTCCTGTAATATACTGCATCTCTACTGGTAGTGTCTAGTTGGTTAGTCTTCTCTGTAATGTAAATCAACACAGCAGAGAGCTGGCCTCAGTCTCCTGTAATATACTGCATCTCTACTGGTAGTGTCTAGTCGGTTAGTCTTCTCTGTAATGTAAATCAACACAGCAGAGAGCTGGCCTCAGTCTCCTGTAATATACTGCATCTCTACTGGTAGTGTCTAGTTGGTTAGTCTTCTCTGTAATGTAAATCAACACAGCAGAGAGCTGGCCTCAGTCTCCTGTAATATACTGCATCTCTACTGGTAGTGTCTAGTTGGTTAGTCTTCTCTGTAATGTAAATCAACACAGCAGAGAGCTGGCCTCAGTCTCCTGTAATATACTGCATCTCTACTGGTAGTGTCTAGTTGGTTAGTCTTCTCTGTAATGTAAATCAACACAGCAGAGAGCTGGCCTCAGTCTCCTGTAATATACTGCATCTCTACTGGTAGTGTCTAGTCGATTAGTCTTCTGTCAATACTTTAATGGATTATTGACTGTACCAGCACTAACCAATCAGATCTATGTTAGCAGGAAACCCGTTTATCTTCACTCCAACATGGTGTTCAGTCAGTGTTCTAAATCGTTTCATGCAAAACTCTTCCTTGTATGTATGAACAAAAATAATTGTCTGGAAATAGAACTGTTCACATGAAAGTATAGTTAAATAGTAAATAGTTAAAtgatgcagagagagggagtacACGGCTCCTTATGGGACATGGGAAGTACTACTGACTGGGCTGCTAGCTGTCTCTCTCAGAGGGGGGGAACGTAGGGACTAGATGTCGGGAATGGATTGGGGAGTCCACTGGAGACATTCTGCATCTGGCTTCCTCCTCtcattgtgtgcatgtgtgtgtgtgtgtgtgtgtgtgtgtgtgtgtgtgtgtgtgtgtgtgtgtgtgtgtgtgtgtgtgtgtgtcttctcacACAACGGGACAGAACAGTGAGACTGTCTGTACAGTCTGTACACCCTGACAGGTCTATAGAGAGAGTTAGTCTCGCTGGTAGGTTGTTTTTCTAGCACAGTCCTCTACAAGAACACAAAGCTCACATCTCAAATCTCACACcgttttcaatctctctctctctcttttaatttattcattcatttaaaTAAAACATGGCTTCTCTGGAGGCCAGGCAATTTTAAGAAGACTGAAGTGCATTATGAGTGGGCTTATGCTTTTTAAAACAAGCACCCGGATAAAAGCCTTCAGATATTTGATTGGTTTTAATATGAAGACACTTTATTCACCTTGATGTGTGTTATATGTGTTCTGTTTGGGTGTATGTTCTCCTGTTCCTAAATACCTCGGAAATACCAAAAGCAATTGATGAGGCCTAGAAGTAAACGACTGCAATACTGGGCGAATAGAGCCCCCTGGTGGACTGTATGGAAAATCAGCGTCGCAAGAGGAAAGTAGCCTGCCTACTCTTGCCATAACATGCAAACTTCAGGCCATCGTGCGCATGTTGATTTCTCCCCACGGTGAAAACTGCTGTACCAGTCCGCTAATACAGGAGTAGCAAaggtttagtgcactacttttgtgagagAAAAACAATGTTTTCCGTGCTGCAGAGGGCTATATCGATCAGCTAATACAGGTAAAGCCGGACTGCTCATTAGGCAGCCGCCTATGGCGCAGATTGAAGAGGGtggcattttctgagctaaactgatCAAGACAGCACATAAAAGCTCATAATTCTGCCCttaaaacaatgacaatttctctcaaccagtggcatatgggtTTTTTAAGCTGTGCCTactttgtcaaaggcaggggCGCAAAATATTTCGCATGTCCATTCCCAGCGGCCTCTTCGGGTGTTGTTGGATAGACGCATTACTGCTGTGCTCTACCAACGTTCCGTCAAGAAGATAatctaacataaatcatgtatCAGATTTAGGAAACGGTAGAAAGAGTGTGTCCTTTTctttttctgtagcctacaggctggatgagacggacactttttacatcatgcaggtttctccGATCAAAAAGCCTAATCTAAATGGCGCAATATCAAATTTAAAAAACGAGCTGTCAcgttaacaaacaacatatcctaaaaacaggacaggtcaaaataaaatggacaatatggaatggacaatcacaactgttgtccaggagtttcaAGTTTGTATCCGTCAATTTTTAACAAGGTGATCATAGCGAAAAAgaaaatacttctgcatttcccgctgtgtaaacacattgAAAATAGGCATTCATAAAATTCAATTTCGGGCGGACATGGTAGACTACACCCCAGTAAACACGAGCCAAAGTCTTTTGAAgatctctttgttattttgtccGGAAGTCGTTGTTTTGTGTTTTACAAACGGTAGGCTTACCACATAGATGGGTATTCATACAATTCAATTTCAgacaacactgtaggctacacctctgTGAGCACAGACCAACACCGATGTCTCATTTTGGTGCAGTTCCTgaccggccttgatttccacatcccacggacattggtttttggtccggttcggaccaaatctgaaccggtcatagacatctatgtttggttcagatgTGGTGTGGTCCAGGCCGTCCTTGATTTCAATGTCCACAGACATAGATTTTTGTTCTgttccggaccaaatctgaaacgGTTGGTTCAGATTTTGGCCggttgatttggcccaaacatagacatctataaattacatattttcaactttcattcagaaccgaaaATGAACCTAATTTCAACTTCCGGAAAATACTGTAACGACCGTTCGAgaatgcttttgcggcacagtcgatagcgcgctggacttcgggctagaaggtcgagggttcgagacctgctccctgcggTTTCATTACTATACGTATTTTTCAACGTccagaaaatatgtattttaaacttcaagaaaataacttttcatctttcattcagaacctaacttcaacgtctggaaaataAGCATTTTAGACCAACTTAATTTAGCTTACTGAGACTTCTAGTTTTGCAGGGATGGCAATAGTTTTGTTTCTCCTAGGGCAGCATAATGGCCGAGACCAGCCCTGAATACAGGAGTAGTAAAGATCCAGTGCACTGCTTTTGTGAAGATTattccttttttttttcttttttcccccagatttttcagggggtgctgtagggtgcagcaccccctgaaaaatctgaaaaaaataaaaaataaaatgaaataatctTCACAAAAGCAGTGCACTGGACCTTTACTACTCCTGTATTCAGGGCTGGTCCCGGCCATTATGCTGCCCTACTTTCCGCAGCTATGTTTGGGTTTGTGTTAAACCAAATCTTGTGCCCTATACTTGTCTGTCCAAtgcatgtaaacaactagctaCTATCCATAGCTTGCCCATGCCATAGCAACCATTGATttcagaagtttcaaaagaacagaaaggaacgatataaaccGTAGATTTTTTGTTGCTGGACCGAAccagttcagaactttattttgctagTCGGGAACAGTGGAATGGAACGAAAAAAATGATGTTTCTTTTCAGAACGAAGCGACTGGAAAATAACCCCTGGTCCAAGCACAGTATAGGCCATTTTTTCTCCTAAATTATGTCTATCTATGTTGTTCACTCTGAAACGTACAGTTTCACTTTGCCTGAGCCTGTGCCTCCCTGTTCTATGGATTCTACCAAGAGGTCTGGATTATAACCATGGTTGTTGGTCCAAGCAGTATCTTTGGGCTACATAGCAGCCCTCGCCCTGCAGGACAGCATGTTTACTCTCGCTGTCCTGAAAGAGCCTCTCAGGGCTACAAAGACCCCATTCACCGGTAACAGGAAGTCGCATGCTGCCTGCCACGTCAAGTATTTTGCGCAGAACGGTGTATCCGTTTGCTCATGCATTCAAAACTAGTCTACACATTATCCAGTGGCAGAGATCCTTATCTGTCCTGACAGAGCAGAGACAAAGGAACTTGATGTTTACCTGAGAATGGGCCGACTGGTTTTTCTCACAGCAGAGGGATAAAGAAGGAGGACCGTAACTTTTCTCCTTGGAATCCCAGGTGAAAGACATCCGTTATTCTGAGTTCTAGACTACACCAGGTGAAGGGAGAGATCAGTTATTCTGAGTTCTAGACTATACCAGGTGAATGGAGAGAATGGTTATTCTGAGTTCTAGACTACACCGGGTGAATGGAGAGGACGGTTATTCTGAGTTCTAGACTATACCAGGTGAATGGGGAGAATGGTTATTCTGAGTTCTAGACTACACCAGGTGAATGGAGAGATCGGTTATTCTGAGTTCTAGACTACACCAGGTGAATGGAGAGAACAGTTATTCTGAGTTCTAGACTACACCGGGTGAATGGAGAGATCGGTTATTCTGAGTTCTAGACTACACCAGGTGAATGGAGAGATCGGTTATTCTGAGTTCTAGACTACACCGGGTGAATGGAGAGATCGGTTATTCTGAGTTCTAGACTACACCGGGTGAATGGAGAGATCGGTTATTCTGAGTTCTAGACTACACCGGGTGAATGGAGAGATCGGGTGAATGGAGAGATCGGTTATTCTGAGTTCTAGACTACACCGGGTGAATGGAGAGATCGGTTATTCTGAGTTCTAGACTACACCGGGTGAATGGAGAGATCGGTTATTCTGAGTTCTAGACTACACCGGGTGAATGGAGAGATCGGTTATTCTGAGTTCTAGACTACACCGGGTGAATGGAGAGATCGGTTATTCTGAGTTCTAGACTACACCGGGTGAATGGAGAGAACAGTTATTCTGAGTTCTAGACTACACCGGGTGAATGGAGAGATCGGTTATTCTGAGTTCTAGACTACACCGGGTGAATGGAGAGATCGGTTATTCTGAGTTCTAGACTACACCAGGTGAATGGAGAGATCGGTTATTCTGAGTTCTAGAGTACACCGGGTGAATGGAGAGGACGGTTATTCTGAGTTCTAGACTACACCAGGTGAATGGATAGATCGGTTATTCTGAGTTCTAGACTACACCGGGTGAATGGAGAGATCGGTTATTCTGAGTTCTAGACTACACCGGGTGAATGGAGAGATCGGTTTTTCTGAGTTCTAGACTACACCGGGTGAATGGAGAGATCGGTTGTTCTGAGTTCTAGACTACACCGGGTGAATGGAGAGAACAGTTATTCTGAGTTCTAGACTACACCAGGTGAATGGAGAGGAGAATGTGACAGAGAGGTGGACATTACATTTCTAGAACTTCTGGAGTTAATGGAAGAGGGTGCTGGATAACTTAATGGAAATAAGGACTGGACGTTTGACTGTATTTCATGGAGATAACTCAGTGGCTTACCCAGTGGGTAACAGGGGGTCGTTCTACCTCTCCCAGAGCTGCTAAGGGCCCCGGTCTGCTCCGAATCAAAACACGTAGAGTGACTGTTCTGAGAACGTCATGTTTCGCTGCTCTCGGCGGTACGCTCTTTCTCCTCCTCGGAGTGTGTTTGCTCAATCTCCCGGAGCCGCGAGAGCAACCCTTCCCTCTGACTGAAGGTGAACCCGGAGATGTCACCCTTCTTCTGTGGACGCACCCCTTCGGCCATTACCGTAGACTGCCGGACTGTGAGGCGCGCTTTGGAATCCGCGGGTGCGTACTGACCGACGACCGGCGCATGTACCCCGGGGCTGACGCCATCATCGTGCACCACCGTGAGATAACGACCAACGCCACGGCGCTCCCGTCAGACCCACGGCCCCGTGGCCAGAAGTGGATCTGGATGAATTTTGAGTCCCCGTCTCACACTCGTGGCCTGCGGCGGTTTGAGGGCGTGTTCAATCTCACCATGACCTACCGTGCAGATTCAGACATATTCCTTCCTTACGGCTACCTGGTGCCCCGCCTTCGCCCTCACGCCAacgcccccccacacacacgcccCAGACGGCCCCACCTACTGGCCTGGGTCATCAGTAACTGGTCGGAGTCGCAGGCCCGCGTGGCGTATTACCGTCGGCTGGTTAACTACATTGCGGTGGATGTGTTTGGGCGTGCAGGTGTGCCACTGCCAGAGGACAGCACTGTGGTGCGCACGATGAGGCGTTACCTGTTTTATCTGGCGTTGGAGAACTCGCAGCACACCGACTACATCACCGAGAAGCTCTGGAACTCCTTACTGGCCGGGGCCGTTCCTGTAGTTCTCGGGCCGCCGCGGGAAAACTACGAACGCTTCCTCCCCCCTGAGGCCTTTATCCATGTGGACGACTTCCCCTCTCCCCGCCTGCTCGCCCAATACCTGTTGCTGCTACGCCGGAGCCCCGCCCTCCTGCAGAGACACCTGGCCTGGAGGAGGAGCTACAGCGTACACCTGACCGCCTTCTGGGCGGAGCATTACTGCACAGCGTGTCGCGCCGTGCGGAACCACAGACTCCGGACTGACACCATCACCAACCTTCAGCGCTGGTTTGAGTCCTGACCTATGACTGCTTTCTGACCTTCTGATATGTGAACATGATTGGTCAGATATCTAGGCCACAGCCCAGTCTGTAGCAGGGACTCCGTAGGAACTGTCTTTAACAACATCTAGCAAAACGTGGTTCACGGGAATTAACTTTTTGTAACGTCATTGAACTGTGATTCACTTGGTCTGTTAGTTATTTGTATTAGTCAGGGttcagtcgtgtgtgtgtgtgtgtgtgtgtgtgtgtgtgtgtgtgtgtgtgtgtgtgtgtgtgtgtgtgtgtgtgtgtgtgtgtgtgtgtgtgtgtgtgtgtgtgtgtgtgtgtgtgtgtgtgtgtgtgtgtgtgtgtgtgtgtgtgtgtgtgtgtgtgtgtgtgtgtgttgtttgacAGCTGCTTTTGGAAGCATTCCTAAAACTAACGGACGGGGCAGCGGGATGGGTTAAGCTAACCCTCCCCCCCCCAGCTAACCCTCATGGCCACCatgctaaccccccccccccccagctaacCCTCATGGCCACCATGCTAACCCTCATGGCCATCATGCTAACCCTCATGGCCACCatgctaacccccccccccccccagctaacCCTCATGGCCACCATGCTAACCCCCCCCCAGCTAACCCTCATGGCCACCatgctaacccccccccccccccagctaacCCTCATGGCCACCATGCTAACCCTCATGGCCACCATGCTAACCCTCATGGCCACCATGCTAACCCTCATGGCCACCatgctaacccccccccccccccagctaacCCTCATGGCCGCCatgctaaccccccccccccccccccagctaacCCTCATGTCCACCATGCTAACCCCAGTAGCATTGATACTGCCCTGACATGATCAGCTGACCAGCTGCTACTTCTCCCATCCCACTAGACATGGGCAATGCCAATCAAAGGAGATTCCTGACACAAACACATAGTGACCAGCAGCTACATCCAGCACTATAATCCCCCTCATACATATTGTCCAGGCTACTGTATATTTACCTGTATTTCTTTCTGTTGTCTGTCTGATTTGATTCAGTTGTTTCAGTCCAAGATATTTCAGagtttaaaataaatacatttttcactACATGTGACAATTCTAATGTATACAATTGTAATAAATTAAACTTGATCTTGACTTGCCCGAAGCAAGTTTTGTCTCTAAACTAGTCGCTGTTATATAACGCCAGTCATAATGGTGGCGGTACCTTGTCTTCAAACACAGGACTGTAGTTGATTAAGGCTGGCTTCTGAACCCTGCTGTGTCCCACGGTCTGGACTGTGCAACACTGGCTCTGGTAATCCCCTCTGTGTGATGAGTCTAGTCTCTTTTATCATCTGTCTTTATGTTTCTGAAGGAGGCTAGGAAGAGTTTGAAGGAGGCTAGGAAGAGTCTGAAGGAGGCTAGGAAGAGTCTGAAGGAGGCTAGGAAGAGTTTGAAGGAGGCTAGGAAGAGTTTGAAGGAGGCTAGGAAGAGTTTGAAGGAGGCTAGGAAGAGTCTGAAGGAGGCTAGGAAGAGTCTGAAGGAGGCTAGGAAGAGTTTGAAGGAGGCTAGGAAGAGTCTGAAGGAGGCTAGGAAGAGTTTGAAGGAGGCTAGGAAGAGTTTGAAGGAGGCTAGGAAGAGTTTGAAGGAGGCTAGGAAGAGTTTGAAGGAGGCTAGGAAGAGTTTGAAGGAGGCTAGGAAGAGTCTGAAGGAGGCTAGGAAGAAGAAAGGAGCCAGCTTCAATGTGTTCAGCATGTTTAAGCAGAGCCAGATTCAGGAATTCAAACAGTGGTTTTGGTTCAGGGATTCAAACAGTGTTTTTGGTTCAGGGATTCAAACAGTGGTTTTGGTTCAGGGATTCAAACAGTGGTTTTGGTTCAGGGATTCAAACAGTGGTTTTGGTTCAGGGATTCAAACAGTGGTTTTGGTTCAGGGATTCAAACAGTGTTTTTGGTTCAGGGATTCAAACAGTGGTTTTGGTTCAGGGATTCAAACAGTGGTTTTGGTTCAGGGATTCAAACAGTGTTTTTGGTTCAGGGATTCAAACAGTGGTTTTGGTTCAGGGATTCAAACAGTGGTTTTGGTTCAGGGATTCAAACAGTGTTTTTGGTTCAGGGATTCAAACAGTGGTTTTGGTTCCTTAAAACAAGGATAATTATGACACGTTGGGATATTTTGCAAAGTCcacacaaggaaaaaggctattttaggtttTGGGTTACAGTTAGGAGTTAGGgctaggagttaggtttaggggttaggagttgggtttagggttaggagttgggtttaggagttaggggtaggagttaggtttaggagttaggtttaggagttaggtttaggagttaggtttaggtttagtaGTTAGGTTTAGGATAGCAAAACAAACGTGTATGTACGTGTTCTCGAGTCAGTTGTCTCATTCTGACCTGTGGGTTAGGAGTTACAGTATGTAATGATTAGTGACCTGAGGGAGGCTGCAGTATGTAACGATGAGTGACCTGAGGGAGGATGCAGTATGTAATGATTAGTGACCTGAGGGAGGCTGCAGTATGTAATGATGAGTGACCTGAGGGAGGCTGCAGTATGTAACAATGAGTGACCTGAGGGAGGCTGCAGTATGTAACGATGAGTGACTTGAGGGAGGCTGCAGTATGTAACGATGAGTGACCTGAGGGAGGCTGCAGTATGTAACGATGAGTGACCTGAGGGAGGATGCAGTATGTAACGATGAGTGACCTGAGGGAGGCTGCAGTATGTAACGATGAGTGACCTGAGGGAGGCTGCAGTATGTAACGATGAGTGACCTGAGGGAGGCTGCAGTATGTAATGATGAGTGACCTGAGGGAGGCTGCAGTGTGTAATGATGAGTGGCCTGAGGGAGGATGCAGTATGTAACGATGAGTGACCTGAGGGAGGCTGCAGTATGTAACGATGAGTGACCTGAGGGAGGCTGCAGTATGTAACGATGAGTGACCTGAGGGAGGCTGCAGTATGTAACGATGAGTGACCTGAGGGAGGCTGCAGTATGTAACGATGAGTGACCTGAGGGAGGCTGCAGTATGTAACGATGAGTGACCTGAGGGAGGCTGCAGTATGTAACGATGAGTGACCTGAGGGAGGCTGCAGTATGTAACGATGAGTGACCTGAGGGAGGCTGCAGTATGTAAAGATGAGTGACCTGAGGGAGGATGCAGTATGTAACGATGAGTGGCTTGAGGGAGGCTGCAGTATGTAACGATGAGTGACCTGAGGGAGGATGCAGTATGTAACGATGAGTGACTTGAGGGAGGATGCAGTATGTAACGATGAGTGACTTGAGGGAGGATGCAGTATGTAACGATGAGTGACCTGAGGGAGGATGCAGTATGTAACGATGAGTGACCTGAGGGAGGCTGCAGTATGTAACGATGAGTGACCTGAGGGAGGCTGCAGTATGTAACGATGAGTGACCTGAGGGAGGCTGCAGTATGTAACGATGAGTGACCTGAGGGAGGCTGCAGTATGTAAAGATGAGTGACCTGAGGGAGGATGCAGTATGTAACGATGAGTGACCTGAGGGAGGATGCAGTATGTAACGATGAGTGACCTGAGGGAGGCTGCAGTATGTAACGATGAGTGGCTTGAGGGAGGCTGCAGTATGTAACGATGAGTGACCTGAGGGAGGATGCAGTATGTAACGATGAGTGACTTGAGGGAGGATGCAGTATGTAACGATGAGTGACCTGAGGGAGGATGCAGTATGTAACGATGAGTGACTTGAGGGAGGATGCAGTAGGTAAAGATGAGTGACCTGAGGGAGGCTGCAGTATGTAACGATGAGTGACCTGAGGGAGGCTGCAGTATGTAACGATGAGTGACCTGAGGGAGGATGCAGTATGTAAAGATGAGTGACCTGAGGGAGGCTGCAGTATGTAACGATGAGTGACCTGAGGGAGGCTGCAGTATGTAACGATGAGTGACCTGAGGGAGGATGCAGTATGTAACGATGAGTGACCTGAGGGAGGCTGCAGTATGTAACGATGAGTGACCTGAGGGAGGATGCAGTATGTAACGATGAGTGACCTGAGGGAGGCTGCAGTAGGTAAAGATGAGTGACCTGAGGGAGGCTGCAGTATGTAACGATGAGTGACCTGAGGGAGGCTGCAGTATGTAACGATGAGTGACCTGAGGGAGGATGCAGTATGTAACGATGAGTGACCTGAGGGAGGCTGCAGTAGGTAAAGATGAGTGACCTGAGGGAGGCTGCAGTAGGTAAAGATGAGTGACCTGAGGGAGGATGCAGTATGTAACGATGAGTGACTTGAGGGAGGTTGCAGTATGTAACGATCTGTATGAGTCAGAGGAGATTCCTTCTCACCGGATCCTCTAACTCAGGTATGCTCAaccaggggtacgcgcaatgcctttcgggggtacgccaaataaaaatgtgattcacatttttttttacataaaaatTGTATACAAAtcttaacatttaaaaaaattacatttatattttccaatggggctatacatttgggtgaggtttttttctcgcctgagtagccacgtttcactgccaaaaatacaatcaaaccatctagtgttcagctaaataacaacacaatgtcaaatacaggtagcctagtcaaataattaacatccaatcacattaaccgttactctctcgctgGAAAACTTTACttttgcgcagacatttagaaacaaaacatgaccatttgaaaaataagccacgggagttttttgagcgagattAAAAGAtgacttttgagtagtaagacatgtataaaagcaacagataccattaatgagaaggggctagaagcatcttatatgatgagctaccgagtggctaggacaggcaagccccatactattgtggaggacttaattcttcctgctgccgcggatatggctgggacgaTGCTGGGGGAAAAGACTatacaaaaaactatacagacaatgccttcatcaaacaacactgtttcacgacgcatcagtgacatggcaggagatgttttgaaacaattattgcttcgcatacaagccagtgaattatatgccttacagctggatgagtcaacaggcGTGGTGGGCCTGGcgcagctcctggtatatgttcgTTACGTTTATGGCTTCAATTAAGGAGGACATCTTCTTCTGCAAatcactggaaaccaggacaacaggagaggatatttttaaagtactggacagctttgtgacatcaaatgtactttggtggtcaagatgtgttggtatctgtactgatggccaaaagccatgacagggagacatagtggagtggtaacgcgcatgcaagcagttgctcccgacccCACTTGGGTAGAACTGCAgtatccaccgagaggctcttgctccCTACACCACTTGGGTAgaactgcagcatccaccgagaggctcttgctgccaagggaatgcctgacagcttgaaagacgttttggacactacagtgaaaatggttaactttgttaaagcaagaccccctgaactcttgtgtattttctgcgttatgtaatgatatgggcagcgaccatgtaacgcttttacaacatacagaagtaaTGGGGAAAATATTGGGAAATATCAATGAGAAAaatattgacacgtttttttgaaattgagagacgagcttaaagttttctttactgaccataattttcacttgtctgaccgcttgcaggatgacgagtttctcacacgactggcctgtctgggtgatgttttttctcgcctgaatgatgtGAATCTAGGgttacagggactctctgcaactatattcaatgtgcgggaaaaaattgaggctatgattaagaagttggagctcttctctgtcttcattaacaaggacaacacacaggtctttccatcattgtatgatttcttttgtgtgcaaatgaactcaagcttacggacaatgtcaaatgtgatatagtgaagcacctgagtgagttgggtgcgcaattatgcaggtact encodes:
- the LOC120042404 gene encoding alpha-(1,3)-fucosyltransferase 4-like, which encodes MEITQWLTQWVTGGRSTSPRAAKGPGLLRIKTRRVTVLRTSCFAALGGTLFLLLGVCLLNLPEPREQPFPLTEGEPGDVTLLLWTHPFGHYRRLPDCEARFGIRGCVLTDDRRMYPGADAIIVHHREITTNATALPSDPRPRGQKWIWMNFESPSHTRGLRRFEGVFNLTMTYRADSDIFLPYGYLVPRLRPHANAPPHTRPRRPHLLAWVISNWSESQARVAYYRRLVNYIAVDVFGRAGVPLPEDSTVVRTMRRYLFYLALENSQHTDYITEKLWNSLLAGAVPVVLGPPRENYERFLPPEAFIHVDDFPSPRLLAQYLLLLRRSPALLQRHLAWRRSYSVHLTAFWAEHYCTACRAVRNHRLRTDTITNLQRWFES